A region of the Leptospira venezuelensis genome:
GCCGAGGTCGAAACTGACAAAGCGGTCATGGAAATGGAGGCATTTGACTCCGGGGTAATTTTAGAAATTTTAGCCCAGGAAGGTGCCAAACTCCCCGTGGGAGCCCCGGTTGCCATCATTGGAAAGGCGGGAGAAGATATCACCTCCCTACTTTCTGAAGCAAAATCCAGATCTACGGCTTCGGCAACTTCTACTCCGGTTGCAGCTCCTTCGACCTCACCCTCACCTTCTCCAAGTCCAGCGCCTAAAAAGACAGAAAATGCAGTATCTTCGACAACCCCTGAACCTCAGGAGGAAGAGGTTCCAGTACCTAAAGAGAGTTCCATTTCAAGAGGGCTTTCTCCAGGGGCTTTGGAAGGAAGAATCAAGGTTTCTCCCTTAGCAAAACGTTTAGCAGAAGAAGGTGGGATCGATCTTTCTAAGATCAGAGGAAGCGGACCAGACGGAAGAATTATTAAACGAGATATTGAAAACGGGATCTCTGCATTTTCCGCAAGCGGAACTTCTCCATTTGCCGGAGTGCAAATACAAGAAGAGAAACTTCCAATTTCGGGAATGAGAAAGACGATCGCATCTCGATTGGTTCATTCAAAAACCCACCAGCCTCATTTCTATTTGGATATGGAAATTGATGTGGATGCACTCGTTCAATTGAGAGAAAATTTTAACTCAGATCTAAAAGAATCAGGAGAAGAAATCAAACTCAGTATCAATGATTTTATCATAAGAGCTTCTGCGCTTGCCCTTCTAAAAGTTCCAGAAGTAAATTCTTCCTGGAGAGAAGATCATATCTTAAAACATGGAAGAGTAGATGTGGGAGTCGCTGTTTCTATCGAGGGCGGGCTTATTACTCCTTATGTGAGGAATGCAGATAAAAGGTCTGTTTTGGAAATTGGTAGGGCGGTAAAAGAGCTTGCTTCTCGTGCCAGGGAACGAAAACTCAAACCGGAAGAGTTTTCAGATGGAACCTTCACTGTTTCCAATTTGGGAATGTTCGGAGTGAATCGTTTTGCAGCTGTGATCAACGAACCAGAGGCCGCAATCCTCGCAGTAGGAAATGTGGTGTCCAAACCGGTAATCAAAAACGGAAGTATAGTCCCCGGAAAAACTCTTTCAGTCTGCCTTTCCTGTGATCATAGAGTGGTAGACGGCGCGGTGGGAGCCGGTTGGTTGGAAGTGTTTCGAAATTTTCTGGAACATCCTCTTCGGTTACTTGCCTGATTTTTTAGTGGGCGAAGAAACAGTGGATCAGGATTCCAATCTTAAAATAAGAGATCAAAAAGTTAAAAAAGCAGCAATGCTACTTCTATCCTTAGACAAGGATGCTGCTGCAAAGGCATTGGCCCAACTAGATGAGAAGTTGATTGAAGAGATCGTCCAGGAAATGGCTAAGATCAAAACAATCAGCAAATCCGAAAAAGAAGAAGTTCTTTTAGATTTCCAAGGTTCACTTAAAGACCTAGCTGCAGAGTCCAGAGGTGGGATAGAAACTGCGAGAGAATTACTCCAGAAATCGCTCGGAAAAGAGAAGTCCGAAAACATCTTAGGAAAACTGGATAGAAAAGATACTGAAGAGGATTTTTCCTTTTTAAACGACGCTGAACCCCAAACTCTTGCTCACCTACTCGCTCCGGAACATACTCAAACCATTGCAGTCACACTTGCATTTTTACATCCTAAAAAAGCTGCCGAAACACTTAAGTTTTTGCCCAAAGAATTGCAGAGTAAGGTTGCCCTTAGGCTTGCAAATACTACTAAAACCCATCCGGATGCAATACGTCAGATCGCAAAAGTTCTGAAGAAAAAATACGAACAAAGAGACAAATCCGAATTCAGCGAAGCAGGAGGAGCGGAAGCTCTTGCAAATATCCTGAATCATATGGATAAATCTTTGGAAGAAACGATTCTGAAAGAATTAGAAGAACAATCTCCTGAGCTTGCCTCTCAGGTCCGTGAAAAATTATACACATTCGAAGATGTACTTCTTCTAAACTCGAAAGAGATGAGATTACTCATCAATCGTATTGGAGATGACGATCTGATAGCGATCGCGCTTAGAGGAGCCTCTGACCAAATAAAGGCTCATTTCTTCGAAGCAATGTCTAAAAACAGAGCCAATGATATTCTAGAAAGTATGGATATCCGAGGAAAAGTGACCTTGAAAGAGATCACTGATGCAAGAAATTCTGTTCTTACCGCATTACGTGATTTGGAAGAAATTGGGGAAATTATTATTAAAAAGGACTCGGAAGAGTTTATCTGATTAGTTTATCTAGTTTGCGCGATCTTCGATCGCTTTATGAGGTTGGTCTTCTGTAGGTGCGAATTTGGAGTATGGAAATTTCTGACGAAATTTCACGTACTGTAGGACTCGCCGTTACGCAGTTTGCCGTCCTGGCAAACTCGGCTCCACGGCGTCTTTTGCGCTCGCTTCGACATCCTGTCTTGCGTCGCAATCGTTTACACTCCCTATGGGTCGCTACGATTGCTTACGCACAAAAGCTTCGAGTCAAGTTATAGAATGAAGGGGAAATTTCCGGAGCTGACGGGACTCGAACCCGCGACATCCTGCGTGACAGGCAGGCACTCTAACCAGCTGAGCTACAGCTCCTTTTATGAAGAACATAATTTCTGAGCGGGCTCGGGGGTCAATTCGTTTATCTGAAAAAGGGATGAATTTTTAAGTCCCTTCCATAGCCTTTCCAATAGCGGAGATTTTCCGACCGACGGCTTTATTAGATGCTTCACGAAAAAAAACCAAAGGATCTACTCGAAGAGAGGGTGTTTACTCTTTCGAATTTTCTATCCGTCTCTAGAGTTTTACTTCTTCCTTTTTTTATACAATTTACTCGCAAACATATCGAGTCTCCTCGTAGTAGCGAATATTTATTTTTAGCAATAGGCACCTGCATTCTTGCAGTGCTTACAGACTTTCTAGACGGGTTTCTAGCTCGCCTTCTCTCTCAAGAATCTGTCTTGGGAAAATATCTAGACCCGATCTGTGATAAGTTCGTTACTATTGGTGGACTTTCGGTAATTGTTCATTATTACCAATTTCCTCTTTGGATTCTTCTCAT
Encoded here:
- a CDS encoding CDP-alcohol phosphatidyltransferase family protein gives rise to the protein MLHEKKPKDLLEERVFTLSNFLSVSRVLLLPFFIQFTRKHIESPRSSEYLFLAIGTCILAVLTDFLDGFLARLLSQESVLGKYLDPICDKFVTIGGLSVIVHYYQFPLWILLIYILREVLGVWLGGFLYLKRGIQGKPNWWGKIGVGLVAAAVLWYMTLPLIGPTLPENHFFHHPEYSGYVLVLILSIGVVAYSKRYWNIVFHPEEFILDPEDKKQKKKYELV
- a CDS encoding pyruvate dehydrogenase complex dihydrolipoamide acetyltransferase, whose translation is MAKISEMTQLSPTMSEGVLVKWLKKKGDSVAPGEILAEVETDKAVMEMEAFDSGVILEILAQEGAKLPVGAPVAIIGKAGEDITSLLSEAKSRSTASATSTPVAAPSTSPSPSPSPAPKKTENAVSSTTPEPQEEEVPVPKESSISRGLSPGALEGRIKVSPLAKRLAEEGGIDLSKIRGSGPDGRIIKRDIENGISAFSASGTSPFAGVQIQEEKLPISGMRKTIASRLVHSKTHQPHFYLDMEIDVDALVQLRENFNSDLKESGEEIKLSINDFIIRASALALLKVPEVNSSWREDHILKHGRVDVGVAVSIEGGLITPYVRNADKRSVLEIGRAVKELASRARERKLKPEEFSDGTFTVSNLGMFGVNRFAAVINEPEAAILAVGNVVSKPVIKNGSIVPGKTLSVCLSCDHRVVDGAVGAGWLEVFRNFLEHPLRLLA
- the fliG gene encoding flagellar motor switch protein FliG, encoding MDQDSNLKIRDQKVKKAAMLLLSLDKDAAAKALAQLDEKLIEEIVQEMAKIKTISKSEKEEVLLDFQGSLKDLAAESRGGIETARELLQKSLGKEKSENILGKLDRKDTEEDFSFLNDAEPQTLAHLLAPEHTQTIAVTLAFLHPKKAAETLKFLPKELQSKVALRLANTTKTHPDAIRQIAKVLKKKYEQRDKSEFSEAGGAEALANILNHMDKSLEETILKELEEQSPELASQVREKLYTFEDVLLLNSKEMRLLINRIGDDDLIAIALRGASDQIKAHFFEAMSKNRANDILESMDIRGKVTLKEITDARNSVLTALRDLEEIGEIIIKKDSEEFI